The following nucleotide sequence is from candidate division WOR-3 bacterium.
TCAGGGGCTGATCTAAAAGATAATTATTGTTTTAGAAAACAATTATTAATCTTTGATGCGCATTGTAGGAGGGGCGTGTAAGAGACGCTCATTAAAGGTACCCAAAAAAGGCGTAAGACCAACCAAGGGTATTGTTCGTGGTGCGATATTCAATATTCTCGGCGAACTGAATATGAATGCTGAAGTTCTCGATGTTTTTGCCGGCAGCGGTGCGCTGGGCATTGAGGCGATCTCGCGTGGAGCAAGGCATTGTGTTTTCGTGGAAAAACACCCACGCCACCTGCGGACGAATGTCAGTAATCTTCTATCCAGAAGCCAAGCACGAATTATCGCTGAAGATTTTCGCCGGGCTTTACGCAGACTCAAGAACCTACAATTCGGTGTGATTTTCGCCGATCCTCCTTACAACAGGAACTACGTGCAGCTCACGTTAGAAGAAATCGCTGGTTACGACCTACTGGCGCGCGGCGGAATGATCGTCATCGAACATTCACCATTAGAGGAATTTACCATACCTGATACTCTGGAAATGGTCAAAGAGAAAAAATATGGCGATACTGCTGTATCATTCATTATTCACAGAAAACACTGAAATCATATGAATAAAGCGATATACGCAGGGACCTTTGATCCGATCACCTACGGTCATATCGACGTGATATCTCGGGCAACCAAGCTCTTTGAGCATGTCGTGGTCGGAGTGAGCGCTGGCCCGAAGACCACACTCTTTACGCACCGGGAAAGAACGCAACTGGTCCGCGAGGTATTCAAGGATGCAAGCAAGATCGAGGTCGTCGGATTCTCATCACTGCTGGTTGAATTCGCAAGGGGTATCGGAGCACAAGCTATCATACGCGGCATGCGCGCCGTTTCCGATTTCGACTACGAGTTACAGCTAACACTCATGAATCGGAATTTGGCACCAAAGATCGAGACCATTTTTTTGATGCCATCGGAGAAGTACATCTTTGTCAGCTCATCCCTGGCCAAGGAAATCGCTGGACTGAAGGGCGACATTTCAACACTAGTTCCTCCATTGGTGGCAAAGGCTTTGCAGAAGAAAATTTTCAAAAAGTAGCCTCTTCACGTCGTACCGTAGGATTTCTATACCATGCATTCTTTTGCAGTATAGAGTACACTTTCATTTCCGCATAAAAATCATTGTATGATCATGGGGCGCCGTTGACTTCACGACCATATTCGTTATACTTGATGGCATGAAATTCATCGATGAAGCAACTATTTTTGTTGCGTCAGGAGCGGGTGGCAATGGCTGTGTATCATTCCGCCGAGAAAAATATGTGCCCAGGGGTGGCCCTGATGGCGGCAATGGTGGCGACGGAGGCTCGGTATTTCTGATCGGCAATAAGAAACTCGCAACGTTGTATGACCTCAAGCTACGACCGCACTACCGCGCCGGCCGGGGGCAACATGGCAAAGGGAAAAACATGCACGGTAGAACAGGCGATGATATCTGTATTCAGGTACCGCTTGGCGTCGCGGTATTTGACGACGGCAAGCTGATCGGCGAAATAGTAGAAGCAGGTCAGAGACTCGTCGTCGCCCGTGGTGGTGGTGGAGGCCGTGGCAATGCGCACTTTGTCACATCCACTAACAGAGCGCCAAGGAAATCACAGGAAGGACACCCCGGGGATAAGAAGGTATTGAAGATCGTGCTCAAGATCATTTCCGACATTGGCATTGTCGGCCTGCCAAATGCCGGCAAGTCAACACTCTTGAAAGCCATGACCAATGCAAGACCAAAGATCGATAACTATCCGTTCACGACGCTCAATCCAAACCTGGGCGTCTTGCGAGACAACATGAAAAATATCGTTATCGCCGATATGCCGGGAATAATTGAAGGCGCGCATCAAGGCAAGGGAATCGGGCTGCAATTCCTGAGACATATCGAAAGAACGCATTTGTTGATCCTGGTGGTTGACGCATCAGGAACAAACCCGATCGACCAATATCAATCACTGCTGAATGAATTCAAACAGTATGATCCGCAATTGCTGCATAAACCACGCATCGTGGTTTTCAACAAGATCGACCTGCTTGACCGCATACCCGTTGTACGACTGAAGGAGAACATATTCTTCGTCTCTGCACTGAAAGGAACGGGCGTTAACCGCCTCATTGATTACCTTAGAAATGAGAATTAAACTGAAACAGGACAAGGACTCCGTCCTCA
It contains:
- the rsmD gene encoding 16S rRNA (guanine(966)-N(2))-methyltransferase RsmD gives rise to the protein MRIVGGACKRRSLKVPKKGVRPTKGIVRGAIFNILGELNMNAEVLDVFAGSGALGIEAISRGARHCVFVEKHPRHLRTNVSNLLSRSQARIIAEDFRRALRRLKNLQFGVIFADPPYNRNYVQLTLEEIAGYDLLARGGMIVIEHSPLEEFTIPDTLEMVKEKKYGDTAVSFIIHRKH
- the coaD gene encoding pantetheine-phosphate adenylyltransferase, translating into MNKAIYAGTFDPITYGHIDVISRATKLFEHVVVGVSAGPKTTLFTHRERTQLVREVFKDASKIEVVGFSSLLVEFARGIGAQAIIRGMRAVSDFDYELQLTLMNRNLAPKIETIFLMPSEKYIFVSSSLAKEIAGLKGDISTLVPPLVAKALQKKIFKK
- the obgE gene encoding GTPase ObgE; the encoded protein is MKFIDEATIFVASGAGGNGCVSFRREKYVPRGGPDGGNGGDGGSVFLIGNKKLATLYDLKLRPHYRAGRGQHGKGKNMHGRTGDDICIQVPLGVAVFDDGKLIGEIVEAGQRLVVARGGGGGRGNAHFVTSTNRAPRKSQEGHPGDKKVLKIVLKIISDIGIVGLPNAGKSTLLKAMTNARPKIDNYPFTTLNPNLGVLRDNMKNIVIADMPGIIEGAHQGKGIGLQFLRHIERTHLLILVVDASGTNPIDQYQSLLNEFKQYDPQLLHKPRIVVFNKIDLLDRIPVVRLKENIFFVSALKGTGVNRLIDYLRNEN